A genome region from Bradyrhizobium commune includes the following:
- a CDS encoding CaiB/BaiF CoA transferase family protein, with protein sequence MEKGIFAGLKVLDCASFIAAPAAATVLSDFGADVIKIEPPGAGDPYRNLPNLPGYPTGEHNFAWLLEARNKKSLALDLSKPEAQAVLYKLVEEADVFITNMPPPVRTKLGITYDHLAHLNDRLIYASFTGYGEKGEEANKPGFDSNAYWARSGLMDLVRADTDTTPARSVAGMGDHPCAMALYSAIVTALYQREKTGKGSHVASNLMANGVWAASVLAQAKLCGAKFGERRPRERALNAVANHYQCKDGRWLILSLLSEEKQFPTLAKCLGREDLITDPRFATKPDRHARSIELIKIFDETFATRDLAEWRKILDGNGLVFGIVGILDDIPNDKQMLDNEVLVPFENDTMLTISSPIWIDGTRKVQPRKPPGVGEHSDEILRGAGYDEAAIKQLRSKGAVG encoded by the coding sequence ATGGAAAAAGGCATTTTTGCGGGGCTGAAGGTTCTGGACTGCGCGAGCTTCATCGCAGCGCCTGCGGCGGCGACCGTGCTGTCGGATTTCGGCGCCGATGTCATCAAGATCGAGCCGCCCGGCGCCGGCGATCCCTACCGCAATCTGCCGAACCTGCCGGGCTATCCGACCGGCGAGCACAATTTCGCCTGGCTCTTGGAGGCCCGCAACAAGAAGAGTCTCGCGCTCGACCTCTCCAAGCCCGAGGCGCAGGCCGTGCTCTACAAGCTTGTGGAGGAGGCCGACGTCTTCATCACCAACATGCCGCCGCCGGTGCGGACCAAGCTCGGCATCACCTATGACCACCTCGCCCATCTCAATGACCGGCTGATCTACGCCTCCTTCACCGGCTATGGCGAGAAGGGCGAGGAGGCCAACAAGCCCGGCTTCGACAGCAACGCCTATTGGGCGCGCTCCGGCCTGATGGATCTGGTTCGCGCCGACACCGACACCACGCCGGCCCGCTCGGTCGCCGGCATGGGCGACCATCCCTGCGCCATGGCGCTGTACAGCGCGATCGTCACCGCGCTCTATCAGCGCGAGAAGACGGGTAAGGGTTCGCATGTCGCCTCCAACCTGATGGCGAACGGCGTATGGGCGGCGAGCGTGCTGGCGCAGGCAAAGCTCTGCGGCGCCAAGTTCGGCGAGCGTCGCCCGCGCGAGCGCGCGCTCAATGCGGTCGCCAACCACTATCAGTGCAAGGACGGGCGCTGGCTGATCCTGTCGCTGCTCAGCGAGGAAAAGCAGTTTCCGACGCTGGCCAAATGCCTCGGCCGCGAAGACCTGATCACCGATCCGCGCTTCGCCACCAAGCCGGACCGCCACGCCCGCTCGATCGAGCTGATCAAGATCTTTGACGAGACCTTCGCGACCAGGGACCTCGCCGAATGGCGAAAAATCCTCGACGGCAACGGGCTGGTGTTCGGCATCGTCGGCATTCTGGACGACATTCCGAACGACAAGCAGATGCTCGACAACGAGGTGCTGGTGCCGTTCGAGAACGACACCATGCTCACCATCTCCAGCCCGATCTGGATCGACGGCACCAGGAAGGTTCAGCCGCGCAAGCCGCCGGGCGTCGGCGAGCACAGTGACGAGATTTTGCGTGGCGCGGGATACGACGAGGCCGCGATCAAGCAGCTGCGGTCGAAGGGGGCTGTGGGGTAA
- a CDS encoding Crp/Fnr family transcriptional regulator, which yields MTIEKCINEFGVDDIIFEEGSTGRELFVVLDGEVEIAKVNGASKTSIIRLGKGEFFGEMAVIDGSARSATAIAAAPNTKVMKINHARFVYLVSQQPAFALMVMDALSKRLRASNAVTYRAAQP from the coding sequence ATGACGATCGAGAAATGCATCAACGAGTTTGGTGTCGATGACATCATCTTCGAGGAAGGCTCGACCGGCCGCGAGCTGTTCGTCGTGCTCGACGGCGAAGTCGAGATCGCCAAGGTCAACGGCGCCAGCAAGACCAGCATCATCAGGCTCGGCAAGGGCGAGTTCTTCGGCGAGATGGCCGTGATCGACGGCTCCGCACGTTCGGCGACGGCGATCGCGGCGGCGCCGAACACGAAGGTGATGAAGATCAACCACGCCCGCTTCGTCTATCTCGTCAGCCAGCAACCGGCTTTCGCGCTGATGGTGATGGACGCACTCTCGAAACGGTTGCGGGCCTCCAACGCCGTTACCTACCGTGCGGCGCAACCATGA
- the putA gene encoding bifunctional proline dehydrogenase/L-glutamate gamma-semialdehyde dehydrogenase PutA: MPNIPPPFTAPYAPDDAEIAARLLPAAHLSPPQEARIDRSATRLIEAIRKRDDRLGGVEDMLREFALSTKEGLALMVLAEALLRVPDARTADQFIEDKLGEGDFIHHETKSTAFLVNASAWALGLSARVIQPGETPDGTIGRLVKRLGAPAVRTATRQAMRLMGNHFVLGETIEQALERGKPRSGQKPRYSFDMLGEGARTAADARRYFDAYASAIETIGKAAGNHPLPDRPGISVKLSALHPRFEAISRARVMAELVPQLLDLARRAKAYDLNFTVDAEEADRLELSLDVIAATLADLSLTGWDGFGLAIQAYQKRASAVIDYVHELARPHDRKLMVRLVKGAYWDTEIKRAQERGLDGYPVFTRKAMTDLNYVACASKLLALRPRIFPQFATHNALTVATVLELAGDAGGFEFQRLHGMGEALYEQLAKDHPDIAYRTYAPVGSHRDLLAYLVRRLLENGANSSFVAQAADYRVPVPALLKRPADLIIRPDHAHHAKIPLPGDLFAPERHNSGGIEFGERAALGRLLTDVRAETIDLKPVTDATPEQAGAAIAAARAGFARWSRTPAATRAAALEQAAHLLESRSAHFIALLQREGGKTLDDALSELREAADFCRYYAAQGRKLFGHESVMPGPTGESNALAMRGRGVFVAISPWNFPLAIFLGQVTAALMAGNSVVAKPAEQTPRIALEAVRLLHEVGIPASALHLVIGDGRIGAVLTAHPDIAGVVFTGSTEVARAINRTLAAKDGPIVPLIAETGGINAMIADATALPEQVADDVVTSAFRSAGQRCSALRLLFVQEDVADRMIEMIAGAARELRIGDPGEVATHVGPVIDVEAKQRLDAHIARMKSEARLHFAGVAAEGRFVAPHIFELKEASQLTEEVFGPILHVVRYRAESLERVLQAIERTGYGLTLGVHSRIDDTVEAIIDRVQVGNLYVNRNMIGAVVGVQPFGGNGLSGTGPKAGGPHYLARFATEQTVTINTAAAGGNAALLAGEE; encoded by the coding sequence ATGCCGAACATCCCGCCTCCCTTCACCGCGCCCTACGCGCCCGATGATGCCGAGATCGCCGCACGCCTCTTGCCGGCCGCGCATCTCAGCCCGCCGCAGGAGGCGCGGATCGACCGCAGCGCGACGCGCCTGATCGAGGCGATCCGCAAGCGCGACGACCGGCTCGGCGGCGTCGAGGACATGCTGCGGGAATTCGCACTCTCGACCAAGGAAGGCCTCGCGCTGATGGTGCTGGCGGAAGCGTTGCTGCGCGTGCCGGACGCCCGCACCGCCGACCAGTTCATCGAGGACAAGCTCGGCGAGGGCGACTTCATCCATCACGAAACCAAGTCCACCGCCTTCCTGGTCAACGCCTCGGCCTGGGCGCTTGGCCTGTCGGCGCGGGTGATCCAGCCCGGCGAGACGCCCGATGGCACCATCGGCCGGCTGGTGAAGCGGCTCGGCGCGCCGGCGGTACGCACCGCGACGCGCCAGGCGATGCGGCTGATGGGCAATCATTTCGTGCTCGGCGAGACCATCGAGCAGGCGCTGGAACGGGGCAAGCCCCGCTCCGGCCAAAAGCCGCGCTATTCCTTCGACATGCTCGGCGAAGGCGCGCGCACGGCCGCGGACGCCAGGCGCTATTTCGACGCCTATGCCAGCGCGATCGAAACCATCGGCAAAGCCGCGGGCAACCATCCCCTGCCCGACCGTCCCGGCATCTCCGTCAAACTCTCGGCGCTGCATCCGCGCTTCGAGGCGATCAGCCGCGCGCGTGTGATGGCCGAGTTGGTGCCGCAACTGCTCGACCTCGCCCGGCGCGCCAAGGCCTATGACCTCAATTTCACCGTCGATGCCGAGGAAGCCGACCGGCTGGAGCTGTCGCTCGACGTGATCGCGGCGACGCTGGCCGATCTCTCGCTCACCGGCTGGGACGGCTTTGGGCTCGCGATCCAGGCCTATCAGAAGCGTGCCAGCGCGGTGATCGACTACGTCCACGAGCTGGCGCGGCCGCACGACCGCAAGCTGATGGTGCGGCTGGTCAAGGGCGCCTATTGGGACACCGAGATCAAGCGCGCGCAGGAGCGCGGGCTCGACGGCTATCCCGTGTTCACGCGCAAGGCGATGACGGATCTGAACTACGTCGCCTGCGCATCGAAGCTGCTCGCCTTACGGCCGCGCATCTTCCCGCAATTTGCGACCCACAACGCGCTCACCGTCGCGACCGTGCTGGAGCTCGCTGGTGATGCTGGCGGCTTCGAATTCCAGCGCCTGCACGGCATGGGCGAGGCGCTCTACGAGCAGCTCGCCAAGGATCACCCCGACATCGCCTACCGCACCTATGCGCCGGTCGGCAGCCATCGCGATCTGCTCGCCTATCTGGTGCGGCGGTTGCTCGAGAACGGCGCCAACTCGTCCTTCGTGGCGCAAGCGGCCGATTATCGCGTGCCGGTCCCGGCGCTGTTGAAGCGCCCGGCCGATCTCATCATCCGGCCGGATCACGCGCACCACGCCAAGATCCCGCTGCCGGGAGATCTGTTCGCGCCGGAGCGGCATAATTCGGGCGGTATCGAGTTTGGTGAGCGCGCTGCGCTCGGCCGGCTGCTCACCGACGTCAGGGCCGAGACGATCGACCTCAAGCCGGTCACCGACGCAACGCCGGAACAGGCGGGCGCCGCGATCGCTGCGGCACGCGCGGGCTTCGCACGTTGGAGCCGGACGCCCGCCGCCACGCGCGCCGCAGCGCTGGAGCAGGCCGCGCATCTCCTGGAGAGCCGATCCGCCCATTTCATCGCGTTGCTCCAGCGCGAGGGCGGCAAGACGCTCGACGATGCGTTGTCTGAGCTGCGCGAAGCCGCCGACTTCTGCCGCTACTATGCCGCACAGGGCCGCAAGCTGTTCGGCCACGAGTCGGTGATGCCGGGCCCGACCGGCGAAAGCAACGCGCTCGCCATGCGCGGCCGCGGCGTGTTCGTCGCGATCTCGCCCTGGAATTTTCCGCTGGCGATCTTTCTCGGCCAGGTCACGGCGGCGCTGATGGCCGGCAACAGCGTGGTGGCAAAGCCCGCCGAGCAGACGCCGCGTATCGCCCTTGAAGCGGTGCGGCTGCTGCACGAGGTCGGCATTCCCGCAAGCGCACTGCATCTCGTCATCGGCGACGGCCGCATCGGCGCGGTGCTGACCGCGCACCCCGATATCGCCGGCGTCGTCTTCACGGGCTCGACCGAGGTCGCACGCGCCATCAATCGCACGCTCGCCGCCAAGGACGGCCCGATCGTGCCGCTGATCGCGGAGACCGGCGGCATCAACGCCATGATCGCGGATGCCACCGCGCTGCCCGAGCAGGTCGCCGACGACGTCGTGACCTCGGCCTTCCGCTCTGCCGGCCAGCGCTGCTCAGCGCTGCGGCTCCTGTTCGTGCAGGAGGACGTTGCCGACCGCATGATCGAGATGATCGCGGGCGCGGCGCGCGAGCTTAGGATCGGCGATCCCGGCGAGGTCGCGACCCATGTCGGCCCGGTGATCGACGTCGAGGCCAAGCAGCGGCTGGACGCGCATATCGCGCGGATGAAGAGCGAGGCGCGCCTGCATTTTGCAGGCGTTGCCGCAGAGGGCCGCTTCGTCGCACCGCACATCTTCGAGCTCAAGGAGGCCAGCCAGCTCACCGAAGAGGTATTTGGCCCGATCCTGCATGTGGTGCGCTACCGTGCCGAAAGCCTCGAACGCGTGCTGCAAGCGATTGAGCGCACCGGCTATGGGCTGACGCTCGGCGTCCACTCGCGCATCGACGACACGGTCGAGGCGATCATCGACCGCGTCCAGGTCGGCAACCTCTACGTCAACCGCAACATGATCGGCGCCGTCGTCGGCGTGCAGCCGTTCGGCGGCAACGGCCTGTCCGGAACCGGCCCCAAGGCCGGCGGCCCGCATTATCTCGCGCGCTTTGCCACCGAGCAGACGGTGACCATCAACACGGCGGCCGCAGGCGGCAACGCCGCGCTGCTCGCGGGCGAGGAGTAG
- a CDS encoding tetratricopeptide repeat protein produces the protein MSISVVRLVSVAFLILCVVSGSAQAGDIEDCNGPPSEKVEAACGAVINDQARTADERVRAYVNRSRVFMGRANLDAGLADADAAVQLNPKSVPALLSRGYARQRKQNFDGALADITQAIELDPKSPNAYAARGGLKTDQKQWTDAAADFTQALSLRQDFAQAYVGRARVYVELAQLDQAMTDLNTAISMSASLPAAFFWRGQVYRRKGDIDHAIEDFSRAIAQTPQVDRGSYFARGQLFSSKGDYTRAIADFDKVLSVAPNDPAALQQKQSAMAMQAELAKVQGGPPAAAAPKAAAVAPPPAAPQPMVPLATIPQGTIPALAPGLSEAAQLITQKKFADALPRLNTVLAADPRNQAALKLRVAANLSLSRFAEARTDLDVLLRMKPNDSQLLTSRSVALIGMRQFDQATADVNQALSFNPNNAAALVCRGMVSRLTGKFQDAIADYDRSIALNDKDYMAYSERGQAYMGLNQNDKAVVDFDRSLVLNPLNDTARASRGLVLLLKGNTAEGLVDVKNALDRNPNNQTAELGQGLAMLVSGQYDRAIVALDQLAGKSPADAFVRTLRARAYLAKKDAPHAMTDLDAVLGIRPNDPDALALRGIAFTSMKQYDKALDDLGKAIVQKPTIERYFARAGAYEAKGDLDKATDDYRSATQLAPASVFDIAAQAQSKLKIQQLSKRIPCGNSGKSGTNDTCL, from the coding sequence ATGTCGATCTCCGTCGTTCGCCTGGTGTCCGTCGCGTTCCTGATATTGTGCGTCGTGTCCGGTTCGGCCCAAGCGGGCGACATCGAAGACTGCAACGGCCCGCCGTCCGAGAAGGTCGAGGCCGCCTGTGGCGCCGTCATCAATGACCAGGCTCGCACCGCCGACGAGCGTGTTCGCGCTTATGTGAACAGATCGCGTGTGTTCATGGGCCGCGCCAATCTCGATGCGGGGCTGGCGGACGCCGATGCCGCGGTCCAGCTCAACCCGAAATCGGTGCCTGCCTTGCTGTCGCGCGGCTATGCGCGGCAGCGCAAGCAGAATTTCGACGGCGCGCTCGCCGACATCACCCAGGCCATCGAGCTCGATCCCAAGAGTCCGAATGCCTATGCGGCGCGGGGCGGCCTGAAGACCGATCAGAAGCAGTGGACGGACGCGGCTGCGGATTTCACCCAGGCGCTCAGCCTGCGCCAGGACTTCGCGCAGGCCTATGTCGGGCGCGCACGGGTCTATGTCGAGCTGGCCCAGCTCGATCAGGCGATGACCGATCTCAACACCGCGATCTCGATGAGTGCGAGCCTGCCGGCTGCCTTCTTCTGGCGTGGCCAGGTCTATCGCCGCAAGGGCGACATCGATCACGCCATCGAGGATTTTTCGCGGGCGATCGCGCAGACGCCGCAGGTCGATCGCGGCTCCTATTTCGCCCGGGGGCAGCTGTTCAGCTCCAAGGGCGACTACACGCGCGCGATCGCGGATTTCGACAAGGTGCTGTCAGTGGCTCCAAACGATCCGGCCGCGCTTCAGCAGAAACAGTCGGCCATGGCGATGCAGGCGGAGCTCGCGAAAGTGCAGGGTGGGCCGCCCGCTGCCGCTGCTCCCAAGGCAGCCGCCGTCGCTCCGCCGCCTGCCGCACCGCAGCCAATGGTCCCGCTGGCAACGATCCCGCAGGGGACGATCCCGGCGCTCGCGCCGGGCCTGAGCGAGGCGGCGCAACTGATCACGCAGAAGAAATTCGCCGATGCCCTGCCGCGCCTCAACACGGTGCTTGCGGCCGATCCCCGCAACCAGGCTGCGCTCAAATTACGTGTGGCCGCCAACCTGTCATTGTCTCGCTTCGCCGAGGCACGGACCGATCTCGACGTACTCCTCAGGATGAAGCCGAACGATTCGCAATTGCTGACCTCGCGGTCGGTGGCCTTGATCGGCATGAGGCAGTTCGATCAGGCCACGGCGGATGTCAATCAGGCGCTCAGTTTCAATCCGAACAATGCCGCAGCCTTGGTCTGCCGCGGCATGGTCAGCCGGCTCACTGGCAAATTCCAGGATGCCATCGCCGACTACGATCGCTCGATCGCGCTCAATGACAAGGATTACATGGCGTATTCCGAGCGCGGTCAGGCCTATATGGGACTGAACCAGAACGACAAGGCCGTGGTCGATTTCGACCGTTCGCTGGTGCTCAATCCCCTCAACGACACCGCGCGTGCGTCGCGCGGGCTGGTGCTGCTGCTGAAGGGGAACACCGCCGAGGGCCTCGTTGACGTCAAGAACGCGCTCGATCGCAATCCCAATAATCAGACGGCCGAGCTTGGCCAGGGGCTGGCGATGCTGGTCTCCGGACAATACGACCGCGCCATCGTGGCGCTCGATCAGCTCGCCGGCAAGTCGCCCGCCGACGCATTCGTGCGCACCCTCCGCGCACGCGCGTATCTCGCCAAGAAGGATGCACCTCACGCCATGACCGATCTCGATGCGGTGCTGGGGATACGGCCGAACGATCCGGATGCGCTCGCTCTGCGCGGGATCGCCTTCACGTCGATGAAGCAATACGACAAGGCGCTGGACGACCTCGGCAAGGCGATCGTGCAGAAACCGACCATCGAGCGTTATTTCGCACGCGCGGGCGCCTATGAGGCCAAGGGCGATCTGGACAAGGCGACCGACGACTATCGCAGCGCCACCCAGCTGGCGCCGGCAAGCGTGTTCGACATCGCGGCGCAGGCGCAGTCCAAGCTCAAGATCCAGCAGCTCTCCAAACGCATTCCGTGCGGCAATTCCGGAAAGTCCGGCACCAACGATACCTGCCTTTGA
- a CDS encoding glutathione S-transferase family protein: protein MPSYRLHYFPESGNSYKLALMLTLCGETFEPVWTDFGGGVTRTAEWRKAVNEMGEIPVLEVDGVKMTQTAPLLLKLAEQYGRFGAETEAKKFELLRWLFWDNHKLTGYMATYRFMRAFTETNDPQVLKHFRRRLDDFLGILDGHLQHNAFAIGAKPTVADISMMAYLHYPSDEHGFNFAESHPAVHAWLGRMAALPGWKPAYELLPGKRMTNYAK, encoded by the coding sequence ATGCCTAGCTACCGCCTGCACTACTTCCCCGAATCCGGCAACAGCTACAAGCTGGCGCTGATGCTGACGCTGTGCGGCGAGACATTCGAGCCGGTCTGGACCGATTTCGGCGGCGGCGTCACGCGCACGGCGGAGTGGCGCAAGGCCGTCAACGAGATGGGCGAGATTCCCGTGCTCGAGGTCGACGGCGTGAAGATGACCCAGACCGCGCCGCTCCTGCTGAAGCTAGCCGAGCAGTACGGGCGTTTCGGCGCCGAGACGGAGGCGAAAAAGTTCGAGCTATTGCGCTGGTTGTTCTGGGACAACCACAAGCTCACCGGCTACATGGCGACCTATCGCTTCATGCGGGCCTTCACCGAGACAAACGATCCGCAGGTGCTGAAGCACTTCCGCCGGCGGCTCGACGATTTCCTCGGTATTCTCGACGGCCATCTCCAGCACAACGCCTTCGCGATCGGCGCGAAACCGACGGTCGCCGATATCTCGATGATGGCCTATCTGCATTATCCGAGCGACGAGCACGGCTTCAATTTCGCGGAAAGCCATCCCGCCGTCCACGCCTGGCTTGGCCGCATGGCCGCGCTGCCCGGCTGGAAGCCTGCGTATGAACTCCTGCCCGGCAAGCGGATGACGAACTACGCGAAGTGA